In a single window of the Gossypium hirsutum isolate 1008001.06 chromosome D02, Gossypium_hirsutum_v2.1, whole genome shotgun sequence genome:
- the LOC107907841 gene encoding MLP-like protein 28 — protein sequence MASSTLIGNLEVDVEIKASPEQFREMFAHKLHHVHHTCYDKVQGCDLHKDEKAKNAKVIEEAVDSNKNLVTFKMIEGDLMKEYKSSIVTIQVSPKCEGNGSIMH from the exons ATGGCGTCTTCAACTCTTATTGGTAACCTTGAGGTAGATGTAGAGATTAAGGCTTCTCCCGAGCAGTTCCGTGAAATGTTCGCCCACAAACTGCACCATGTGCACCATACTTGCTATGACAAGGTTCAAGGATGTGATTTACATAAAG ATGAAAAGGCTAAAAATGCAAAGGTAATAGAGGAAGCGGTAGACTCTAATAAGAATTTGGTCACTTTCAAAATGATCGAAGGAGATCTAATGAAAGAGTACAAGAGCTCCATAGTCACGATTCAAGTTTCACCCAAGTGCGAGGGTAATGGCAGCATAATGCACTAG